A single region of the Vibrio cyclitrophicus genome encodes:
- a CDS encoding U32 family peptidase: MSRKIELLAPGGDVEAIKAAIVAGANAVYCGLDTFNARNRASNLSLDELNGVIRLAHEYGCEVFLTLNVVLLEHEIKSITKLLNQLVNTKLDGIIVQDLGLFDLVKKHFPSLDVHASTQLTTHNEGQIKFLSKIGATRVNLSRELNLPEIKMLTEVAHDHDVLTEVFVHGALCIAFSGQCYSSSVSVGNSGNRGRCSQACRDEYEITNAGNKYPLNLKDNSAYYDLPELVDAKVDSLKVEGRIKGAHYVYTVVDTWRKQIDSFVESGLLIEDDSNLHKVFNRDFTNSFLKGNLTKDMFIDNPRDNSMNYAVDKATKENNEISVVQIQEVTSDLYEAKNALGSEMRDKIEFLDIRKTPVSLSFSAKLGQPFTVTVNTSKENFTVQSKSLLIAAGDKAIDQELLKKRFKAVKSAVHTLESYNYDNLDAGLIVPLKEVSNLKDEIDFILNGSVEVIKHVDVPALPQHPKVNEKPTMSMLIADVEDLHLCDVTDADVYFKLPESFKKRCNKYIDILAANPRLIPWFPAVLIGKDYDEAVRILEEIKPARIVTNNTGIAYKAYEMGIEWVAGPFMNTTNSHALVTLKEELNCAGAFISNEINKGQIRHIRRPENFKLFYSIYHPILMMTSRQCFFQRTVGCNKPSIEAGCMLKCEKATTITNVKGISFAVDKQKGGYPSIYNHEQFLNHDAVTDFSGLFDEFFIDLTNIGAGSKEVQDKVELIKHFQGLIDGVDGSQQNLEQMVEVRTNAQYVQGL; the protein is encoded by the coding sequence ATGAGCAGAAAGATTGAGTTATTAGCCCCAGGTGGCGATGTAGAGGCGATTAAAGCAGCTATCGTAGCGGGTGCTAATGCAGTTTATTGTGGTTTGGACACCTTCAACGCTCGTAACAGAGCCTCTAACCTGTCGTTAGATGAGTTGAATGGTGTAATTCGCCTTGCTCATGAATATGGCTGTGAAGTGTTTCTAACTCTTAACGTTGTGCTGCTGGAGCATGAAATTAAGAGCATCACTAAACTGTTAAACCAACTAGTGAACACCAAACTAGACGGCATCATTGTCCAAGATCTTGGTTTGTTCGATTTGGTGAAAAAGCATTTCCCATCATTAGATGTTCACGCATCGACTCAGCTGACTACGCACAACGAAGGCCAGATTAAGTTCTTGTCTAAGATTGGCGCAACGCGCGTTAACTTGTCTCGTGAATTGAACCTGCCAGAAATCAAAATGCTGACGGAAGTGGCACACGATCACGATGTACTGACTGAAGTGTTCGTACACGGTGCTTTGTGTATCGCGTTCTCTGGCCAGTGTTACTCAAGCTCTGTAAGTGTGGGCAACTCGGGCAACCGTGGCCGTTGTAGCCAAGCGTGTCGTGATGAATACGAAATCACCAATGCGGGTAACAAGTACCCACTGAACTTGAAAGATAACTCAGCTTACTACGACCTACCTGAATTGGTTGACGCGAAAGTTGACTCGTTGAAAGTAGAAGGCCGTATTAAAGGCGCACACTACGTTTATACCGTAGTAGACACGTGGCGCAAGCAGATTGATAGCTTTGTAGAAAGTGGTTTGTTGATCGAAGATGATTCGAACCTGCACAAAGTATTCAACCGTGATTTCACCAACTCTTTCCTAAAGGGTAACCTAACGAAAGACATGTTCATCGACAACCCACGCGACAACAGCATGAATTACGCTGTTGATAAAGCGACGAAAGAGAACAATGAAATCTCTGTTGTGCAAATTCAAGAAGTGACCAGCGATCTTTACGAAGCTAAAAATGCGCTAGGCAGCGAAATGCGCGACAAGATCGAGTTCCTTGATATTCGTAAAACGCCGGTGTCATTGTCGTTTAGCGCGAAACTGGGTCAACCATTCACGGTGACAGTGAACACATCAAAAGAGAACTTTACGGTTCAATCTAAATCGCTACTGATAGCGGCAGGTGACAAGGCGATCGATCAAGAGCTACTTAAGAAGCGTTTTAAAGCTGTTAAGAGTGCGGTTCATACATTAGAAAGCTACAACTACGATAACCTTGATGCAGGCCTGATTGTTCCTTTGAAAGAAGTGTCCAATCTTAAAGATGAAATCGACTTCATTCTGAACGGCTCTGTAGAAGTGATTAAGCACGTTGACGTACCAGCATTGCCTCAGCACCCTAAAGTGAATGAGAAGCCGACTATGTCGATGCTTATCGCGGATGTGGAAGACTTGCACCTGTGTGACGTAACTGACGCGGATGTTTACTTCAAACTGCCAGAAAGCTTCAAGAAGCGTTGTAACAAGTACATCGATATCTTGGCTGCAAACCCACGCTTGATTCCTTGGTTCCCTGCAGTATTGATCGGTAAAGACTATGACGAAGCGGTTCGTATTCTTGAAGAGATCAAGCCAGCTCGTATCGTAACCAACAATACGGGTATTGCTTACAAAGCTTACGAGATGGGTATTGAGTGGGTTGCAGGCCCGTTCATGAACACAACTAACTCTCATGCGTTGGTGACTCTGAAAGAAGAGCTTAACTGTGCGGGTGCGTTCATTTCGAACGAGATCAATAAAGGTCAGATTCGTCATATTCGTCGCCCAGAGAACTTCAAACTTTTCTACAGCATCTACCACCCAATCTTAATGATGACCAGTCGTCAGTGTTTCTTCCAAAGAACCGTCGGTTGTAACAAGCCAAGCATCGAAGCGGGTTGTATGTTGAAGTGTGAGAAAGCGACCACGATTACTAACGTGAAAGGCATTTCTTTCGCGGTTGATAAACAGAAGGGTGGCTACCCAAGCATTTACAACCACGAACAGTTCTTAAACCATGATGCTGTAACGGATTTCTCGGGTCTGTTTGACGAGTTCTTCATTGACCTAACCAACATCGGTGCAGGTTCGAAAGAAGTACAAGACAAAGTAGAGCTGATCAAACACTTCCAAGGTTTGATTGACGGCGTTGATGGTTCACAACAGAACCTAGAGCAGATGGTTGAAGTTCGAACTAATGCTCAG